Genomic window (Drosophila sulfurigaster albostrigata strain 15112-1811.04 chromosome 2R, ASM2355843v2, whole genome shotgun sequence):
TAGAGCAGCTGGTGGCACTGCTTGCGGTCGTGGACATAATCTCCGACTTGGGCTTGGTCCAGGGTATGTTGGGCACTTGAATCTGCAGCGTATCCTCCGGCTCCTGATCGTTCGCTTTCTCGGGTGAGTCACGTTTCTCCTCGTCCGATTGACAGAGCAGCGATTGTTGTTCCTCTGAGTCGGCCACATCCGTGCCTTCCTTCTCCGCCTTGATGTCGCCGAGTATGTCGGGTATGCACTCCTTGACATCCTTGGACACATCCGGTTTGATCACATCGCTGATCTTATTGCTGTCGGGTGTTACCGTCTCAACAATGTTGGCTATTGGGCTGCTGGCATCCGTAGCTTTCTTTGGTGTCTCCAGCACGGTGAGATCAATGAAGGGCACCGGTTTCTCTGGCGTCACCAGATCAATCACCTCAATCACTGTTTTGTTATTCGTTGGCGTCGTCGGTGAACTCTTTTTATTCAGCTGTTCGAGCAGCGTGGCATTCACAGCATCCGTGTATTCCATGCCTTTGTTCAGCTCATTTTTGCTATTGACAAACACATTTTCCTTCTCATTGTCCGTAGAGTTACTCGAGGGCGCCTTCTGTATCTTCAGTTCGACACGTAAATCATTTATCACATTGCTGGTGGCGGAACGCATCAATTCATTGTTCTGCGCATTGTCACCGAGCTTGGTGCGATCGAGGAAACTTCGCATTCCCGCACTGATATCGCTGCTGGGATTCAATAGCTTCTGGCACTCCGAGATGTTCGACTGAAAGCTCCGTATGCGTGAATCCAGCACCGATGTTGAGCCCGACTTTTGTATCTTATTACCATTCGCCGGCTCGCCCAGCAAATAGCGTTTCTTCAGCTCCAGACTCTTCTTGGAGGCAATGCCCTCGGTGCTCGCCGTTTTGTTCAACAAATAATCGCCAGGTCGTGGATTCTGCAGAGGTGCTCGCTGGCTGCTGATCAGCAGCGTGGGATCCACCTGCACGAGTGGCTTGAATTGCGGCAGCGGCGGTTGTGGCTGATACTTTTGCAGGTAGCTGCCGCCCTTCTCCCGTGACGCCAACTGCTTCTGATGCAGCCCAGTGGCACTCGGCGTGATCATGCCGGACTTTATCTGAAATGGGGGgaaatttcagtttttctAGTTATGTTATAACTTAGGTTAATCGATTTACGTAACTACAATAAACaagatttttttcttattgatTCCTTATTAAAAATCAGAAAACTAATTATATGAAACCCTGTGAACTAGTATAAGGAATAGAAACTTACTTTTTAAGATTTCTACCTCACTTTCTTTGTTTCTATCAGTCATTCAAAGCTCcataaatgaaaacattcaCCAATACATCTTCTGTCATTACAGTAACAATCTTCTTTACAACAATCACGTTCTACATATAGTGTATGCCATATTCTACGCAAATCTAATAAATCCAGAAATCCAAGCTgtaatcatattttaaattaaatgatctCTTATGTTATCTTAGTTTATTAAACTGCAGAAGAACTTTAAGTTTTACTTTAAATCCAATATTTTGAACCTACGCTAACTTTAATACATCCATAATTAAGCCAATATTGAACTCACTGACTTCCCAACGATTGCCCGTTAACAGATATAGAGTTAATATCAATAAAACAAAGTTGATGTGTGCATCCCACAACAGAATCGCATACAATATTTGAGCgctttatttttacaaaatctCGTTGCAGATAAAGAAAAATCCTTTTACCTGTACTTTTGTGGGTTTTCGTAAGTGTGTGTCGTCGATAAAGATTTTCGGCGCCTGCCGTATGATCTCATCGTTGTCGAACTCAGAATCGGTGGATATTTCAGTGGCAGAGTTAAGCTCAACTTCGTCAGGTGATGTGCTTTCGGATTCGGTTTGTACCTGGAATTGTAGCCcattggcaaataaataattaatgacaCGAGATTCTCGAGAAtgattaagaaataaaataataaaaaataacattaaagCGATGCAACAGAACGTCAAAAACATATTAACAAAGCGTCGAGTAAATTCAGGTGGCAagagttttcgttttttagaGACACTCTCTCATTGCCCCCGTTTTGTAAAGGCcgttttatatatagtacatattatcatgttgtttttattctaTAGCGCGAACATGCTTCATTAGTCAGAGTTTgagcttgtttttttgttttgggttaaTCAGCAGCGATGGTAAACCTCTCTCATGCCTTTAGGTACGATCCAGAAAGGTATAAAACGAATACAATAGACGAACGAAACAGAACGCAGATGGGGGGAGAAGGATTGTTAGGCTATATCGGGGATCAGGCTTAGTGGAGTTATATAGAAGGCGATTTTTTCAGTATGCTGTGGACAGAAACGAGTTGGCGAACGACGACAGAACACGAACaagaattataatatattgatcTAGATATTTTTAGAGACTACAAACTTTGAGATCGGGCGGCTCGGGGGTTAGCGCAACATTTCGtgattgaattttgatttagaATTTACCTTCATAGATCGTACCCAGACGCTATTTATACGATATTGGCTAACAAAGGTGGTAAgttgctctctctttttttatggTGGTTTAGGCGTACATCAAGAGCTGGTTTTTGGTTGGTTGATTGAATGTTTTGGATTTGTGGTTCATTTActgaccacacacacattaaaagTCCTAGTATGTTCTGGTGTTTATCGGAGGTCTTAAGGGTTTTAAAAAGGGGGTTAGCGGGGGACTGTGTTTGGCTGTTGGTTTcgcatttttgtgttttgctgaGGAATTGCGACCTCAATAGAGATAGTAGTTGAAGCGACGTCTGCCGGGGTTGTTGTAATCGTAGTCGTTATCgatgttggttgttgttgttgggggttaaaaaatgtaaaagagaaatttgctgtttttgtaATCAACTTAAGGTGTTTGACAACTAAGAGATAACGCACGactctttgctgctgctgggcaatCCATagctggagctgctgctggtggcggGATTGCGACGCCGGAAAAGATCGCTCAGATGCGTACTGCTTGGATAATAACCGGAGCTTGTgctcgttgttgctgcgctGCTCGTTCCTAATCCTGTGTAGGGTCTTCGACTCAGGtaatcgctgctgctgccggcgAGGCTGTTACTGCTGAGGTAATCGTAGTTGCTGCGTGGTGCTGAGGTTCTAGCATATGAAGATGAGCTGGGGAAGCGACTGCTGGGCGCTTTAGTCGTATAATGCCTAGGTCTATAGCTGGACAACTCCTCATCGGGTTCGTAATCGGCACGATCGGTGCTTCTGATCACATCCCGCATATAAGGATTACGCTCCACAACGCGTTCATTGACAAACTCCCTCTTACGGTTGTGCAATCGCTTGCTGCGATCGAGCAGCGCCTTCATGTTGGCATCCTCAGGTTCGTCGTAGTTCACAACATAGCTCAAAGGTCGTGATGTGGCTACTGTAGTAGCTGTGGAGCGGGTGTCTGTATCTTGGCTGGACTGTGCTGATAGCGAATGCATCGATCCCGAAACGGGTGTATTCTTTTTGAGATCACTCACGGACTTGGAGCTGAGGCGAGCGCTGTCCGCCAAAGGCTTGAAGGGTTGCGGTGACTGTGAGCGTGGCTTATTATTGAAGCGCCTCGGCTTAGGACGTCTGCTGTCCAGCAGACCGAGTATATCATCCGCTTCTAGCGAGGGCTTGGAATCAGTTTGATCAAACACCGTTTTGCCATCGGGCCACTGTCGATTCTGGAAAGCAGCCGAAGGCGGTGAGTCGGAGCGCGCATATTCAGGAAGTTTTGACTTGGGATCCTGCTCTTCTAGATCCTCATCCTCGCTGTCCGCATGCAGTTCACCTGACTGCGGCTTCGGCCAGGCACGATCCTTAAACACTTCCGGCACGGGTTCTGCATCGTCCCTAACTTCCGGTACATATTTGGCCGGTTCTAGCTTAGGCAAGTGCAGCTTGCGCGGCATGGGTACAATCACCGGCTTGTTGTCCTGtaattcaataaatgcaaaggAGCTGCGTCTCGTGGACGCCGTTGTTGTGTCCAGTGTCGAGTTACTATCGTCACCTAGATCCAGTTTCTTAAACATGGGCGGAGTGCCGTCCTTGCGAATCGACTCTCGACGGCTGCCCGTATCCTGGGTGGTGCCACGTCGTGTCGTTGGCGGTGTGGGGGGCGTGGGCGGCGGGAGACTACGCTTGCTACCActggagttgctgctgctctgctgcgaCTCCTGACGTCGCTGCTCTGCGGCTGCAGCCTCAAAGCTCTCGTCACGTTTGATAAGCGCCTGACGACGCTCGCGCTCGAATTCCTCAATGATGCGCTGCTCATCCTCGACTGAGGGCAGATTGTTCAGCAGCTGTATGGAATTGCTGGGCGACACATTAGCGGACTTCGGAGCTGCAATGCGACGACGGGGTGGCATGGGACTGTTGGGCAATTTCTCCATGTCCCACTCGAGGGAACTCTCTTTGCTGGCAACTACAACGGGGGGTTGTTTGCGACGTGGCATCGGTGAGACGGGCAGTTTCTCCATGTCCCAGTCGAGGGAGTTCTCTTTGCTGCGCTGTGATTTGGGCGGCGTTACCAGTTTGGGTGGCTCAATGAGACTGCCACGAGAGGAGTTTTCACTCTTCAGCGAGTTGCTCTGACTGTCTAGGGATTTTGGTGAACtggcaacagctgctggcTGCTTTAGCTGCATTTCTGGGGTCTTTAAGCTAACTGCCTTATGATGATCCACGACATCTTCCTCGACTGCCAGCCTAGGAAACTTCATTGGCTCCTCTGGCGTTGCCTGTGTCTGCTTTTCGATTTTGGGACTTAGCTGTTGCAGCAAATCCTGCACTGAAGGTGGCATACTGTCGGGCGTCAGCTTAGCCAACTTCTTCTTGAGACGCTGCGGTGCCACAGGTAAAGTGGGCTCGCTGGACGAGGAACTGCTCTTCTGTCTGCGCTGTGGACGCGATGGGAAACAGCCGTCATCGATTTCATCCATGCTGGGCTGTAGCGTTTGTCCAAAGCGGGGTGTGTTATTTAGGGGAACTTCATCACGTTCCAGCGACTCTAATTTATCCACAAAGTCTCGCTCTACAGAGCTATTCACACTCTGTTTAACACTGGACGCAATTCCCACCAGTTCATCGTTAGAATCGAAATCAACGTTGACCAGCATTTCATCGGACACTTCGCCAAGGAGCTTCTCGATGCTGTGCTCCTCGGAGCTCCCACGTTTAACCACTGTCACAGGCTGAGCACTGGGACTCTTGCTGATGGTGGTGCACAATGAATCCGCATCCAGCTCATCGTCCATATAAATTGTAGGTTCTTGAGCAGGCGTTCGCTCTAGTTCATCTACCATGCTCTGGAACATATCATCCACATGCTCAACATCTGCTAAGGCCTCACGCTCTAGCTCTATGCTCTGGAGTACTTCCAGTGCATCCAACTGCAGTTTTTCAGTCAGAGAAACTTCCGATTGACGTCGGGAGAGCACAAGACTTGCCTGAGAACCACGCCGGGAGTTGTTCAGCGACTTGTCACACCCTGTCTTGGGCAGGTTCTTAATATCCTCCACAACCACAGGTCGTTCAACAGTTACCTCTGGCTCCACATTTAACACTTCGCTGGTTACCTCGACAACAGGGGCAACTTCTACCAATGGGCTTTTCGTCTTTGAACGTTCTAGCTCTTTGGCTTCGGTTGCCTTGTCTAACAGATCGAGTATTTCAAAATCATCCGGCACAGGAGTTGCTGGTTTCGGTGGAGTCACTTTAACTGGCAGCTTCTTTTCCACTTTGTTGACCTTCTCTGGCAACTTTGCCGGCATTTTCTTTGCCTGCCGCGCATTGCTAATCTTTGCCAATTCCTCAAGCGAGTTATTAGTCTTGCTTGCTTTGAGACTCTTGCTCGGggattttaatttcttaagcGGTGATTTGCGTTTCTCCGGCGACTTCCGCTTCTCAGGGGACTTGCGTTTCTCTGGTGACTTACGTGACGTCAGACCAAAGAACTTGGCTAGTTTTGAGTCGCGATATTGCACTGGCAATTCCATAACCTTCTGCTGTTCTTTTGGCAGCTCAATTGGCTTTTGTTGCTCCTCTTTTTGAGCATAGAACTTGTCGCGTTTCTTTTGCAAAAAGTTGGTGGCCTCATTGCGCCATTCATTGCGCAAATAATCCATGGTTCGCTCCAGATCACTCATCGAATCACTCACCGAGACTAATGACTCCCTGGAGCGATTCAAGCTGCTCATGTTGCTGGTGCTGGATTCCATGCGACGCAACTTGAACGAGGATTGTTCATCGCTGTTCTGCGAGTGCACCGAGCTCATGGACTCGAAGCGTTTGAGTATATTCTGTACTCCAGTCAACCGCTTGGGCTGCATATCAAAATCTCCCTCACCCAAGGACTTCGTTTTCACCAGCTTCTTGCTGCTGCGTCGCGGCAAACCCAGCTCCACATCCAATCCTGTATCCTCAAGTATACGCTCGATTTTGTCCGACAAATCGCTGGGAGATTTCTCATCATTGAAGAGCTTCTGGTATTCGGAGCTGGGTGAACGTGTCGCTCCATCCGCTAGAATTTCGTCGAGAATGCGCTCAGCTTCATCGCGTGGCACTTGCGGCTCCTCCGGCTGCATTTCGGTGGTGTCTGCAGTCCCTGTAATCTCTGTggctgcggcagctgcagccgctgctgctttCTTTGCCTTGGTGCCCTTGGGCACAATTTTCTTGACTATTTTAACCTTGCCTTTGGTCGTGGTTGTTGTCTTACCCACGCTGGTGGCACTTGGAGTCTTAGTTACAGGAGTTTTAGTTGGTGCTGCTACCTTGACGGGTGTTTTAGCTGTAGTTACAACCTTAACCGGTGCTTTTTTCTTGCTCAGATCTAAGGCACCATCAAGCTGATGATCGCGCAAACTAAAAGAGTTGAGGGAAGCTTGTCGTTTAGGTGGGACAGGCTTCGTCTTGGGATCTATTTTAGACTCTGCTTTGTTATCAGTTTTTGACTCTAGTTTTGTCTCAACCTTAGCTCCTGCCTTGCTCTCCTCTTTCACCTCTTTGCTGGGTGCTAAAACCGCCTCTGTTTGCGACTTCTTCAGACGCTCTGCCACCGTTTCCACCGCTCGTCGCTGGGGCGCCGGACTACTTGGAAAATATCTTGCTAGATCCACATCTTTTAGCGTTTTCTgattcttatttatatttccagCATTGCTCTTCTCCTGTTTCTGATTGGGAAAATATTTGGACAAATCCACGCTTGCCGTGTGAACAGTGGGCGTCACCATCTGTGATTTAATGTGATCCATGGTGCCTGCAAAACTGCTAGCGCCAATCTCTTTAAGCTTATTGCTCAGTTGTGGATTGCTGGACTCCTCATCGATGTCCATGTCTTCATCTAATTCGCTGCtatgctgccgctgcagcttCTTCATTGTGCCCAAAATGTtctcaatttgcattttgttttcattgggCAGCGGTGCTTTCCTGAGCTGCGGACTATGTGAGCTGGCATTACTCTTAATGCTGCTGGAGCGGCTCACATTGGCACTGCTTTTGCGCTCCGGCTTGGGACTGATTGGCGGCGGTTTTTTCAGGCTTTCAGGGCGTTTCAGTTGCTCCTTGGGACGCTCCTCAAAGTTAGGTTTGCGTGGTTTCAACTCATCAAGGTTAAAATCAATTACAGGCTTAGGCTTTACCTCAACTGCAGGTTGAGGTGGTGGACTAACCACTTTCTCGTACTTCTCATCAAACTTGGACTTGGATGGAGCGATGCctactgcagcagcagcagctacaattGAGCTGCTCGGCTTGACTGCACTGGGATTGGAATTGGACATGCCTGCCGCAATGGCTGCATTCTCTGCTAGCCATTTCTCCTTGAGCGTTAGCTTCCGCAGAATGTCGCTCTTCACGAGATTCTCCTTGGCCAGCACCTCCAGATCTTTGTTCATTTTAACCATATTATTGAGGTGATACAATTTCTCGCTAATGGCTTCGATTTCGCTGCTAAACTTACGCGGTGCATTGCGCTCCAGCTGCTCGAGTTGAGCACGAGTGGGCGTAGCAATGGGAGTGGGAACCGGCGTGGAGGGTTGATCGGGTTGACTCTGTGCCGACTCAAAGGAGTTGGCGGACTTGAGCGATGCGCGCTCTACATTCTCTTTATTGTCACTGACCACTTGGGGTTTCTATAACGTTCCccaaaaatgatttatatatagttaatGTATTGAAACCAACACCACAGGTTTATAGGACAAAGTATTTAAAGTGATTTTTGTTCAGAGAGAAttgaatacaataaataaatgataaaaaacaTTAGTTTTCCCATaaccaaaatgtaaaataactCTACTCACCTCGGTTTCTGTATCCGTGGGCAGATTCACAGGCAGCGGTTGCAGTCGCACTTCCTCTCGTCGCAGTTCACGGGCCTTCTTAAACTCTTCGCCCTCGGTGTCATCTTTGCCATCATCTAAAACAATTATAGAGATTAACAATGTGTTCACCAAAACTGTCTGACAAGTTGCCGTTGACACGCGCACCTGCAATACCTTCACTGGAATCGTAGAAATCATCCGAATCATCGCTATCCTCGCAATACTGCTTGCCAATCCAATCCGAGGCCAGCTGCAGCGTTTGTGCACCAAATGGCGAATCATCTGCCTCCTCAAACTGTGAATCCGTGTCCGTATCCGATTCATCTGAGCTGGAGAGTTCCGATTGCGAATCATTGTTGGATTCGGGCAGAAAATTGCGTCCGTTCCACTCGTGTTCGTCAATAATGTTCGCCTCATCGTCGGACATATTATCCGCCGAGGCAGCGGCTCTAGAATTGTCCAGCAAATCGACTTGAACGGGCAATGTGTCCATGGGCTGCTCATCTtctgcagcggcggcagctgtTGCACTttgtggagcagcagcaggcgagGCAGGCTGTGCGGCAGCAGAGCGCTAAGGGAGAAAAGAGGGTAGAATTAGTAACAAGGTTGAGATAAATCAGATACTAGGGTACAATATAACCACGGAAGTCTCTTCCTCCACATATGTAGTATcctaatataataataataataaacaatttacttaCTCTCTTGTTGACGCGTTGCGGCATCGGCTTAGGTGGCAGCCTAAAGTGTTGTGTGCAGTAGAAACGTCCCTGAGGATCATCGCGATCGAAGGCGTATCCGCCGAGGCGCAAGTTGGTGTGGCAGTGATGACACTTAAGGCAATTGCGATGCAGCACCAGACCCTCCACGGTGGTCTTCTCCATCAGATAGACGGTCTGCTTGCAGAAGCGGCACTTCTCCGAGGCAGCCTGCTTCTTAAAGGCCAGCGCCACCTTTGAGctctattaaaaacaatgtaTGAATTAGTTGCGTTACAAAACTCGGGAGTTACTTGCAACAGCGAACAAGTTGTGCGTATGCTACAGATGAGTGTCATGTATATGTggatgtgtgagtgtgcttttgtgtgtgtgtgtgagaacagcacgctaacaacaacaacaaagacaacgacAATAAACAGCACGCGTCTAAACCCTTTATTTTAAACACCTTCTAccgcaaagccaaaagcaaacataaataatatacaggGATagtaaactaaataaaacatGGAACACAAAACGAAACTACTCACAGATTTTGGTATGACAGTGTTGGTGTTCGTGGTGGCATTGCTGCTCGCGTTCTTCTCATCCGACTGCGTCTCGTCTTTTTTCACAAATTGCCCCGCAATCGAGGCCACTTTGTTGCGTCCTCGCTCACCGACATCCAGATTGTGTCCCTCCTTCAGCTGCTTATCCAGATTCCGCAGCGTGGTATCGATTTCCTTGAACTTTTCCGCCTCACGTGAATCCTGTCGCTGTGGCTTG
Coding sequences:
- the LOC133835813 gene encoding F-actin-monooxygenase Mical isoform X4, translating into MSRQHQRHHQQQQLQQQQQQHQQQQLLTAQQQQQQALLMAEHAAAAEAAELFDLLCVATTMRQILALHRAMCEAVGLRPSPLNDFYPKLKAKVRSWKAQALWKKFDARAAHRVYGKGNACSGTRVLVIGAGPCGLRTAIEAQLLGAKVVVLEKRDRITRNNVLHLWPFVITDLRNLGAKKFYGKFCAGSIDHISIRQLQCMLLKVALLLGVEIHEGVSFDHALEPSGDGTGWRAAVTPADHAVSHYEFDVLIGADGKRNMLDFRRKEFRGKLAIAITANFINKKTEAEAKVEEISGVAFIFNQAFFKELYSRTGIDLENIVYYKDETHYFVMTAKKHSLIDKGVIIEDMADPAELLAQANVDTQKLHDYAREAAEFSTQYQMPNLEFAVNHYGKPDVAMFDFTSMFAAEMSCRVVVRKGCRLLQCLVGDSLLEPFWPTGSGCARGFLSSMDAAYAIKLWSNPQNSTLGVLAQRESIYRLLNQTTPDTLQRDISAYTVDPATRYPNLNRESVNSWQVKHLIDTDDPAILEQTFMDTHALQLPHAETPGKRKRRSGDTLPQGASLLRWISAQLAAYQFTAELKEPSDVFRNGRVLCALINRYRPDLIDFAATKEMSPLECNELAFAVLERELHIDRVMNAKQSLELTDVESRIWLNYLDQICELFRGEIPHIKHPKMDFSDLRQKYRINHTHAPPDFSKLLQTKPKAKSPMQDAVDVPTTVVQRRSVLDEERAKRQRRHEQLLNSNGVAAAAGGGAAASPGGSNQLPQAQSDTPRRSKKRRQADKTANIDRERGDIPSALPRNAADEQFSDRIKNMEQRMTGRPGHGSDKKPKDLMRAIGKIDSNDWNVREIEKKIELSKKTEIHGPKGREKVPKWSKEQFQARQHKMSKPQRQDSREAEKFKEIDTTLRNLDKQLKEGHNLDVGERGRNKVASIAGQFVKKDETQSDEKNASSNATTNTNTVIPKSSSKVALAFKKQAASEKCRFCKQTVYLMEKTTVEGLVLHRNCLKCHHCHTNLRLGGYAFDRDDPQGRFYCTQHFRLPPKPMPQRVNKRRSAAAQPASPAAAPQSATAAAAAEDEQPMDTLPVQVDLLDNSRAAASADNMSDDEANIIDEHEWNGRNFLPESNNDSQSELSSSDESDTDTDSQFEEADDSPFGAQTLQLASDWIGKQYCEDSDDSDDFYDSSEGIADDGKDDTEGEEFKKARELRREEVRLQPLPVNLPTDTETEKPQVVSDNKENVERASLKSANSFESAQSQPDQPSTPVPTPIATPTRAQLEQLERNAPRKFSSEIEAISEKLYHLNNMVKMNKDLEVLAKENLVKSDILRKLTLKEKWLAENAAIAAGMSNSNPSAVKPSSSIVAAAAAVGIAPSKSKFDEKYEKVVSPPPQPAVEVKPKPVIDFNLDELKPRKPNFEERPKEQLKRPESLKKPPPISPKPERKSSANVSRSSSIKSNASSHSPQLRKAPLPNENKMQIENILGTMKKLQRQHSSELDEDMDIDEESSNPQLSNKLKEIGASSFAGTMDHIKSQMVTPTVHTASVDLSKYFPNQKQEKSNAGNINKNQKTLKDVDLARYFPSSPAPQRRAVETVAERLKKSQTEAVLAPSKEVKEESKAGAKVETKLESKTDNKAESKIDPKTKPVPPKRQASLNSFSLRDHQLDGALDLSKKKAPVKVVTTAKTPVKVAAPTKTPVTKTPSATSVGKTTTTTKGKVKIVKKIVPKGTKAKKAAAAAAAAATEITGTADTTEMQPEEPQVPRDEAERILDEILADGATRSPSSEYQKLFNDEKSPSDLSDKIERILEDTGLDVELGLPRRSSKKLVKTKSLGEGDFDMQPKRLTGVQNILKRFESMSSVHSQNSDEQSSFKLRRMESSTSNMSSLNRSRESLVSVSDSMSDLERTMDYLRNEWRNEATNFLQKKRDKFYAQKEEQQKPIELPKEQQKVMELPVQYRDSKLAKFFGLTSRKSPEKRKSPEKRKSPEKRKSPLKKLKSPSKSLKASKTNNSLEELAKISNARQAKKMPAKLPEKVNKVEKKLPVKVTPPKPATPVPDDFEILDLLDKATEAKELERSKTKSPLVEVAPVVEVTSEVLNVEPEVTVERPVVVEDIKNLPKTGCDKSLNNSRRGSQASLVLSRRQSEVSLTEKLQLDALEVLQSIELEREALADVEHVDDMFQSMVDELERTPAQEPTIYMDDELDADSLCTTISKSPSAQPVTVVKRGSSEEHSIEKLLGEVSDEMLVNVDFDSNDELVGIASSVKQSVNSSVERDFVDKLESLERDEVPLNNTPRFGQTLQPSMDEIDDGCFPSRPQRRQKSSSSSSEPTLPVAPQRLKKKLAKLTPDSMPPSVQDLLQQLSPKIEKQTQATPEEPMKFPRLAVEEDVVDHHKAVSLKTPEMQLKQPAAVASSPKSLDSQSNSLKSENSSRGSLIEPPKLVTPPKSQRSKENSLDWDMEKLPVSPMPRRKQPPVVVASKESSLEWDMEKLPNSPMPPRRRIAAPKSANVSPSNSIQLLNNLPSVEDEQRIIEEFERERRQALIKRDESFEAAAAEQRRQESQQSSSNSSGSKRSLPPPTPPTPPTTRRGTTQDTGSRRESIRKDGTPPMFKKLDLGDDSNSTLDTTTASTRRSSFAFIELQDNKPVIVPMPRKLHLPKLEPAKYVPEVRDDAEPVPEVFKDRAWPKPQSGELHADSEDEDLEEQDPKSKLPEYARSDSPPSAAFQNRQWPDGKTVFDQTDSKPSLEADDILGLLDSRRPKPRRFNNKPRSQSPQPFKPLADSARLSSKSVSDLKKNTPVSGSMHSLSAQSSQDTDTRSTATTVATSRPLSYVVNYDEPEDANMKALLDRSKRLHNRKREFVNERVVERNPYMRDVIRSTDRADYEPDEELSSYRPRHYTTKAPSSRFPSSSSYARTSAPRSNYDYLSSNSLAGSSSDYLSRRPYTGLGTSSAATTSTSSGYYPSSTHLSDLFRRRNPATSSSSSYGLPSSSKESYKPNPKAHHLTKLSLTLPLKYPPILSSTTMRSYGRRRKSLSTTHTYENPQKYR